CCGCGCGCTCCTCGGCAGCGTCACCGACCGCGTGCTCAGGTTGACGGCTCGACCGGCGCTCGTCATGAAAACCGAGACCGGGAGCGAGCGCTGAGACACGACGCCGCGTTTCGAAGGGCCGTATCGGCGAGCGGAGTGCTGTAACCGGCGATCGGGGGCCTGTAACCGGCGATCGGAGGGCCTACAGTCGACCGACGCTCGTTCGTCCGTTGGGGAACGGATAAAGGACCCCCGATACTGGGGTTCGAAACTCAATCCCGTCCCGGTCGGACGATAGCGTATGGTTGATCCGGTCGTCCTGAGTCGGGCCCAGTTCGCGCTGACGATCATCGTCCACATCGTGTTTCCCGTGTTGAGCATGGGGCTCGCGCCGTTTCTGGTCTACTTCACGTGGAAGGAGATACGGACCCACGAACCGGTGTACGAACAGCTCCGTCGGTTCTGGGCCCGGGTCTTCGCGATCAGTTTCGTGACCGGGACCGTGACCGGGATCGTCCTCGAGTTCGAGTTCGGCACCAACTGGTCGGAGTTCTCACGGGCCGCCGGGGCCGTCATCGCGGGACCGCTCGCCACCGAGGGGATGATGGCGTTCTTCCTCGAAGCCGTCTTCCTCGGGGTGTTCCTGTTCGGTCGCGACCGGGTCTCCGACCGCACCTACTTCGCGTCGGCCTTCCTGACCGGGCTCGGGTCGTGGCTCTCGGCGACGTGGATCCTCATCGTCAACTCGTGGATGCAGCATCCACGGGGGTATCAGCTGGTCACGCGAAACGGCGAGACGGTCATCACGCTCACCGACCCGATCGCCGCGTACGCGAACCCCCGGTTCTTCTGGGAGTTCGTCCACATGCAGAACTCGGCGGTGCTCTCGGTGGCGCTGTTGATCGCGGGGATCGCGGCATACTACGTCTGGACGGGTCGGGCGACGGCGTTCTGGGAGCGCTCGCTGAAGTCCGCGCTCGCGGTGATGGTGGTCTCGGCCCCCTTCCAGGTCATCCACGGCGACGCCTACGCGCGCCACATCGCGAACACCCAGCCCGAGAAGTTCGCCGCGATGGAGGCGGTCTGGGAGACCGCCCGCTACGTCCCGGAGTACATCATCGCGTT
This Halococcus hamelinensis 100A6 DNA region includes the following protein-coding sequences:
- a CDS encoding cytochrome ubiquinol oxidase subunit I, with product MVDPVVLSRAQFALTIIVHIVFPVLSMGLAPFLVYFTWKEIRTHEPVYEQLRRFWARVFAISFVTGTVTGIVLEFEFGTNWSEFSRAAGAVIAGPLATEGMMAFFLEAVFLGVFLFGRDRVSDRTYFASAFLTGLGSWLSATWILIVNSWMQHPRGYQLVTRNGETVITLTDPIAAYANPRFFWEFVHMQNSAVLSVALLIAGIAAYYVWTGRATAFWERSLKSALAVMVVSAPFQVIHGDAYARHIANTQPEKFAAMEAVWETARYVPEYIIAFPTTFSQILDPRAKELVGIGIPGMASWLASGGNPNAPITGLSEFANVGTPPIAVVFWSFRIMVALGFWFIVLAFWGGYRWRTGELLEDRLLHKALMASSVLGFVAVEFGWMVAEIGRQPWIIQGVMKTSEAVSPDLSGSDALLTFAGFAVGYLGLLVLVVYVLVRLIRRGPPTVRDGPDRNPGDQGVPTDD